The Latilactobacillus sakei subsp. sakei DSM 20017 = JCM 1157 genome includes a window with the following:
- the murG gene encoding undecaprenyldiphospho-muramoylpentapeptide beta-N-acetylglucosaminyltransferase gives MRVMISGGGTGGHIYPALALIERLKQRGLLDAVLYVGTERGLESKIVPDQGIDFKTLEIQGFKRSMNLNGIKTNLKTIELFMSSIKSAKKMIKEFKPDVVIGTGGYVSGSLLYAASRLKVPTIIHEQNSAAGVTNKFLARFVDKVAISFESVSDQFPMHKVVLTGNPRAQQVAGMVPNERLSEFGLKTDSPTVMIFGGSRGAPSINKAFIDAVPLLNERDYQVLFVSGQVHYENVQAALANTTLNSNLAFVPYISNMPEVLPDLKAIVGRAGATSLAEITALGIPSILIPSPYVTNDHQTKNAQSLVKEDAAILIPESELTGDSLVKALDTLFETPEKQHAMAKAAKKSGIPDASDRIIEVIETII, from the coding sequence ATGAGAGTAATGATATCTGGCGGTGGCACAGGTGGCCACATTTACCCAGCACTAGCCTTAATTGAACGTCTAAAACAACGTGGTTTGTTAGATGCTGTATTATATGTCGGAACAGAACGTGGTTTAGAAAGTAAAATTGTGCCTGATCAGGGCATTGATTTTAAAACACTTGAGATTCAAGGGTTTAAACGCTCAATGAATCTTAATGGGATTAAAACTAACCTTAAAACAATCGAATTATTCATGAGCAGTATTAAGTCCGCTAAAAAAATGATTAAAGAATTCAAACCAGATGTTGTCATTGGGACCGGTGGTTATGTATCAGGGTCACTTTTATACGCCGCAAGTCGTTTAAAAGTACCAACGATTATTCATGAACAAAATTCAGCAGCCGGTGTGACGAATAAATTCTTAGCGCGGTTTGTTGATAAAGTGGCGATTTCTTTTGAATCTGTTAGCGACCAATTTCCAATGCACAAAGTCGTTTTAACAGGGAATCCTCGGGCCCAACAAGTGGCCGGAATGGTCCCAAATGAACGCCTAAGCGAATTTGGTTTAAAAACGGATAGTCCAACTGTCATGATTTTTGGTGGTAGCCGGGGCGCCCCAAGTATCAACAAGGCGTTTATTGATGCGGTGCCACTTTTAAACGAACGTGACTATCAAGTCCTATTCGTTTCTGGTCAAGTCCATTACGAAAATGTACAAGCAGCTTTAGCCAATACTACTTTAAATAGTAATTTGGCGTTCGTGCCTTACATTAGCAATATGCCAGAAGTTTTACCTGACTTGAAGGCAATTGTCGGCCGGGCTGGTGCCACTAGTCTTGCCGAAATTACGGCATTAGGGATTCCATCTATTTTAATTCCTAGTCCATACGTGACAAATGACCATCAAACTAAAAATGCGCAAAGTTTAGTGAAAGAAGACGCCGCTATTTTAATTCCGGAATCAGAATTAACGGGTGATAGTCTTGTCAAAGCACTAGATACATTATTTGAAACACCAGAAAAACAACATGCAATGGCTAAAGCCGCTAAGAAGAGTGGTATTCCGGATGCATCAGACCGGATTATTGAGGTCATTGAAACGATTATTTAA
- a CDS encoding cell division protein FtsQ/DivIB: protein MWRAYQIKRWKRQRRQRLKPGRPTITNQLPQLKKQRGKKIRWQLVVILGIFTLGSLTATYFISTKSDIQQLAVNGTKSVPDQQVINASGIQLGDDVLWQLMHHTKAKNNIQTKLPKIKQVSLQVSQMNHVAINVSEYKTVGYMFKHKQYYPILENGTILKTKMTQSLGNSPVYSHFKNDRYLKLGLKLYNDIPDSIQSAVSEIRLTAQNDNPYQVHLYMNDGNEVIGDLRTLAKKIKYYPVLVKQMDGKGKIDLEVGAYSKLFKQSKS, encoded by the coding sequence GTGTGGCGCGCCTATCAGATTAAGCGGTGGAAACGACAGCGTCGACAACGTTTAAAACCAGGGCGCCCAACAATTACCAATCAACTACCACAGCTCAAAAAACAACGTGGTAAAAAGATTAGATGGCAACTAGTAGTCATTCTAGGGATTTTTACTTTAGGGAGTTTGACTGCAACTTATTTCATTTCAACAAAAAGTGATATTCAACAGTTAGCCGTTAACGGCACAAAGTCGGTACCCGATCAACAGGTCATTAATGCAAGTGGGATTCAGCTTGGCGATGATGTGTTGTGGCAATTAATGCACCACACGAAAGCTAAGAATAATATTCAAACGAAATTACCTAAGATTAAACAGGTTAGCTTGCAAGTGAGCCAAATGAATCACGTTGCAATCAATGTTTCAGAGTATAAGACAGTGGGGTATATGTTTAAGCATAAGCAGTATTACCCAATTTTAGAAAACGGCACTATTTTGAAAACGAAAATGACTCAGTCATTAGGGAATAGTCCGGTTTACAGCCATTTTAAAAATGATCGTTATTTGAAACTGGGTCTTAAACTCTATAATGATATTCCTGATAGCATTCAAAGTGCGGTTTCTGAGATTCGTTTAACGGCACAAAATGATAATCCTTATCAAGTTCACTTATATATGAATGATGGTAACGAAGTAATTGGTGATTTAAGAACATTGGCCAAAAAAATTAAATATTATCCTGTTTTAGTGAAACAAATGGATGGCAAGGGTAAAATTGACCTTGAAGTGGGTGCGTATTCAAAATTATTTAAGCAATCGAAGTCGTAA
- the murD gene encoding UDP-N-acetylmuramoyl-L-alanine--D-glutamate ligase translates to MRTIATYQNQSVLVLGLGKSGVNATKLLLQLGAKVTVNDGQDQEDTPAVAELRALGATVITGSHPVALFEEGFHYLFKNPGIRYDNPMVAEAIKREIPVLTEPELAYEVSEADWVSVTGSNGKTTTTTLIALMLNYQRAQGHAYAAGNIGIPLSEVAQKATAKDTMVTELSSFQLMGTTTVKPKVAVLTNIYEAHLDYHGTRENYVQAKMRIVQNQTASDYFVVNWDLPELRTLSQQTKAQVVPFSRLGTSEEGAYVKDGQLCFKGEVIMPVTDINVPGDHNVENALAALAAAKLMGQSNEAIIEVLTTFTGVKHRMQFVKEFAGRRFYNDSKATNMEATEVALKSFKQPIVLIAGGLDRGFTFEPLTALLKAHVKAIILYGETKQLLAQTAKEAGIETIEIVDQLTEAVPAAYAASQEGDVILLSPACASWDQFKTFEERGDVYIDAVEQITE, encoded by the coding sequence ATGAGAACCATCGCAACATATCAAAATCAATCTGTTTTAGTATTAGGACTAGGTAAAAGTGGCGTTAACGCTACTAAACTATTATTACAATTAGGCGCAAAAGTTACTGTTAATGATGGCCAAGATCAAGAGGACACACCAGCAGTCGCTGAATTACGGGCGCTTGGTGCAACTGTCATTACGGGTAGTCATCCAGTTGCTTTATTTGAAGAAGGGTTCCATTACCTCTTTAAAAACCCAGGAATTCGCTATGATAATCCAATGGTGGCAGAAGCCATCAAACGCGAGATTCCCGTCTTGACAGAACCAGAATTGGCTTATGAAGTTTCTGAAGCTGACTGGGTGAGTGTGACTGGCTCAAACGGGAAAACAACTACGACGACTTTAATCGCCTTAATGTTGAACTATCAACGTGCACAAGGACATGCATATGCCGCCGGAAACATTGGTATTCCGTTGAGTGAAGTCGCTCAAAAAGCAACGGCCAAAGATACAATGGTCACCGAATTATCAAGTTTTCAATTGATGGGGACAACAACTGTTAAACCCAAGGTAGCAGTCTTAACGAATATCTACGAAGCACATCTCGATTATCACGGGACACGTGAAAATTACGTGCAAGCTAAGATGCGGATCGTCCAAAATCAAACAGCTTCTGATTACTTTGTTGTGAACTGGGACTTACCAGAATTAAGAACCTTAAGCCAACAAACCAAAGCGCAAGTTGTGCCATTTTCTAGATTAGGCACTTCTGAAGAAGGGGCCTATGTCAAAGATGGCCAACTATGCTTTAAAGGTGAAGTCATCATGCCAGTTACAGATATTAATGTCCCTGGCGATCACAATGTTGAAAATGCCTTAGCAGCATTGGCAGCCGCTAAGTTAATGGGCCAATCAAACGAAGCGATTATTGAAGTCCTAACGACCTTTACAGGCGTTAAACACCGGATGCAATTCGTTAAAGAATTCGCAGGGCGTCGTTTCTATAACGATTCAAAAGCCACAAATATGGAAGCGACAGAGGTTGCCTTGAAGAGTTTCAAACAACCCATCGTTCTCATTGCTGGGGGCCTTGATCGTGGCTTTACGTTTGAACCATTAACTGCTTTATTGAAAGCCCATGTCAAAGCGATTATCCTTTATGGTGAAACTAAGCAGCTGTTGGCACAAACGGCCAAAGAAGCCGGAATTGAAACGATTGAAATTGTCGATCAACTAACTGAAGCAGTACCCGCAGCTTACGCGGCAAGTCAAGAGGGTGATGTGATCTTATTATCACCTGCTTGTGCCAGTTGGGATCAATTCAAAACGTTTGAAGAACGCGGCGATGTCTACATTGATGCGGTTGAACAAATTACAGAATAA
- the ftsL gene encoding cell division protein FtsL: MMATNAARQLTTPESIPSQVQEPARQSAQQTTQKVAYSTLEKLAVTVIGIAFFAMLVSLLSTKIAVVNAQRTLENTTQDMSQTRAKNNDLKQEIGELTSSDRLDAFAKKNNLKLNENNIRNVAK, encoded by the coding sequence ACCCCAGAAAGTATTCCGAGTCAGGTTCAAGAACCTGCTCGTCAATCAGCGCAACAAACAACTCAAAAAGTAGCTTATTCAACACTTGAAAAATTAGCCGTTACCGTAATCGGGATTGCTTTTTTTGCAATGCTAGTAAGCTTACTCTCGACTAAAATCGCGGTGGTTAATGCACAACGGACATTAGAAAATACCACTCAAGATATGAGTCAAACACGTGCTAAAAATAATGATTTAAAACAAGAAATCGGGGAATTAACAAGCTCCGACCGTTTAGATGCCTTTGCTAAGAAAAATAATCTGAAATTAAACGAAAACAATATTCGGAATGTGGCTAAATGA
- a CDS encoding penicillin-binding transpeptidase domain-containing protein, with translation MRNLFRTHRSPRQNRRIFGEVLLLIIAAIFLIFMGRFAYIAATGHIAGVDLTKRSNKKYEGDSVIRAQRGTIYDSSGNVLAQDTNAYAVYAVLSHDYVTADKKPLYVADKKKTAKALSKYLPMSEANIYKQLTPKNKAVYQVEFGSAGQNLSLSIKRKIEKQHLTGIYFKESPTRLYPNGTFASHVVGIAQTPKGSEDSGSQDLVGVMGVEKYFNEQLTGQDGYKNLTKDSYGYSINQNKNKVKAAKNGQDVYLTLDSRMQSYLESLLSKVNKKYQPASMNAVLMNAKTGEILAASQRPTFNASTKKGIGDVWRDTLVEDGYEPGSVLKIATLSAAIDSGHYNPDQYYKSGSVLVSGKKISDWQTAGWGMIPLNQAFARSSNVGMVKLEQEMGAKTWKSYIEKFGFLKKTGIELPGETAGTLQYERPLDQATTSFGQGINVNVMQMLQMTSAIANNGTMIKPQILAGVGQEQQITPIKAGKPIKASTAKKVMQNMEDVVYKDYGTGQVYQIPGYKIAAKTGTAQITGPNGGYLTGASNYIFSVSGIAPADDPKYILYITMKQPGNMTDSAETILSQVFNPMMKRALEYTKEAEKDKQQQVKVASVLSQSTKDAQKKLEAQNLKTTLVGSGNLVVQQLPKAGSVILPNQRVLLMTNGAMTMPDVNGWSKNDLLKLAQLTGIDVDIKGSGYAYHQSLAVNSLLDGVKQIKVQLK, from the coding sequence ATGAGAAATTTATTTAGGACACATAGGAGTCCACGACAGAATCGACGCATATTTGGCGAAGTTTTATTGCTGATTATCGCGGCGATTTTTCTGATTTTCATGGGTCGTTTTGCGTACATCGCCGCAACCGGGCATATTGCGGGTGTTGATTTAACTAAACGATCGAACAAGAAATATGAAGGCGACTCCGTGATTCGGGCACAACGGGGCACAATTTATGATTCATCAGGCAATGTTTTAGCACAAGATACCAACGCCTATGCCGTTTATGCGGTTTTGAGTCATGATTATGTGACTGCGGATAAAAAGCCATTATACGTAGCAGATAAGAAGAAAACAGCAAAGGCGCTCAGCAAGTACCTCCCAATGAGTGAAGCTAATATTTATAAGCAATTGACGCCTAAAAATAAAGCTGTTTACCAAGTTGAATTTGGGAGTGCCGGGCAGAATTTATCACTCAGCATTAAACGAAAAATTGAAAAGCAACATTTGACCGGGATTTACTTTAAAGAATCACCAACACGCTTGTATCCTAATGGGACTTTTGCATCGCACGTTGTGGGGATTGCACAAACGCCTAAAGGTTCAGAAGATAGTGGTAGTCAAGATTTAGTTGGCGTCATGGGGGTTGAGAAGTATTTCAACGAACAATTAACGGGTCAAGATGGCTATAAGAATTTGACGAAGGATTCGTATGGCTATTCGATTAATCAGAACAAAAACAAAGTCAAAGCCGCTAAGAACGGTCAAGATGTGTATTTAACACTAGATTCACGGATGCAATCCTATCTAGAAAGTCTGTTGAGTAAAGTTAATAAGAAATATCAACCGGCTAGCATGAACGCCGTTTTAATGAACGCTAAGACCGGTGAAATTTTAGCGGCCTCACAACGACCAACTTTTAATGCAAGTACTAAAAAAGGTATTGGTGATGTTTGGCGCGATACTTTGGTCGAAGATGGTTATGAACCTGGTTCTGTTTTGAAGATTGCGACGTTATCAGCTGCGATCGATTCAGGTCACTATAATCCAGATCAATACTATAAATCGGGTTCTGTGTTGGTCAGTGGTAAGAAAATTAGTGATTGGCAGACCGCTGGGTGGGGGATGATTCCGCTCAACCAAGCGTTTGCCCGCTCAAGTAATGTTGGGATGGTCAAATTAGAACAGGAAATGGGTGCCAAGACTTGGAAGTCCTATATTGAAAAATTTGGCTTCCTCAAGAAAACGGGTATCGAATTACCAGGTGAGACGGCCGGCACCTTGCAATATGAACGACCACTTGATCAGGCGACGACTTCGTTTGGGCAAGGGATTAACGTCAATGTCATGCAGATGTTGCAGATGACAAGTGCCATTGCTAACAATGGGACAATGATTAAGCCGCAAATTTTGGCAGGTGTTGGTCAAGAACAACAAATCACACCGATTAAAGCCGGTAAACCAATCAAAGCCAGCACGGCTAAGAAAGTCATGCAAAATATGGAAGACGTCGTTTATAAAGATTATGGGACTGGTCAGGTTTACCAGATTCCGGGCTATAAAATCGCGGCTAAAACCGGGACGGCGCAAATTACGGGTCCTAACGGTGGCTATTTAACTGGTGCAAGCAACTATATCTTCTCAGTATCGGGAATTGCACCGGCAGATGATCCTAAATACATTTTATATATCACAATGAAGCAACCGGGTAATATGACGGATAGTGCGGAAACCATTTTATCGCAAGTCTTTAATCCAATGATGAAACGGGCGCTAGAGTATACGAAGGAAGCCGAAAAAGATAAGCAACAACAAGTTAAAGTCGCTTCGGTCTTGAGTCAATCAACAAAGGATGCGCAAAAGAAACTAGAAGCGCAAAACCTAAAGACAACATTGGTAGGTAGTGGTAATCTCGTCGTGCAACAATTACCAAAAGCCGGCAGTGTCATTTTGCCGAACCAACGGGTCTTGTTGATGACCAACGGCGCGATGACGATGCCGGATGTTAATGGTTGGTCAAAAAATGACTTACTAAAACTAGCGCAATTAACGGGGATCGATGTGGATATCAAAGGCAGTGGTTATGCTTATCATCAAAGTCTAGCGGTTAATAGTTTGTTAGACGGCGTCAAGCAAATTAAGGTACAATTAAAATAG
- the mraY gene encoding phospho-N-acetylmuramoyl-pentapeptide-transferase, whose amino-acid sequence MLTGQFLIPLMSGFVITVIFMPLFIGYLRFKKEGQTIRDEGPKWHAKKNGTPTMGGLVFIVAAVISSIWVAIWLQQLTNSLWIALFILVLYGLLGFSDDFIKVFKKQNLGLRAWQKLAGQILGGAVFLAVYFHEGFSHALNIPLIGTISSSWFFSLFIIVWLVGFSNAVNLADGIDGLVAGLAIVSFATYTIIAFRQNQIDVAIFGLTIIGGLIGFLIFNHKPAQIFMGDVGSLALGGALAAMSILLHREFSLLLIGLVYVIETASVMLQVASFKLFHKRIFKMSPIHHHFEMSGWSEWRIDISFWVFSIICSTIYLLIF is encoded by the coding sequence ATGTTAACGGGACAATTTTTAATACCCCTAATGAGTGGGTTTGTGATTACGGTGATCTTCATGCCGTTATTCATCGGTTATTTACGGTTTAAAAAAGAGGGACAAACAATTCGTGATGAAGGTCCTAAGTGGCACGCTAAGAAAAACGGTACACCAACGATGGGTGGGTTGGTGTTCATCGTTGCCGCAGTAATTTCTAGTATCTGGGTCGCTATCTGGTTGCAACAATTGACCAATAGCTTATGGATCGCATTATTCATCCTAGTACTATATGGCTTACTTGGTTTTTCAGATGACTTTATCAAAGTCTTCAAAAAACAAAACCTTGGTTTGCGGGCTTGGCAAAAATTAGCTGGTCAAATCTTGGGTGGCGCAGTTTTCTTAGCGGTTTATTTCCACGAAGGTTTCAGCCACGCACTGAACATACCGTTAATCGGTACAATTTCTAGCAGTTGGTTCTTTAGTTTATTTATCATCGTGTGGTTGGTTGGCTTTTCAAACGCGGTTAATTTAGCGGATGGGATTGACGGCTTGGTTGCTGGTTTGGCAATTGTGTCATTTGCAACTTATACGATTATTGCTTTTAGACAAAATCAAATCGATGTTGCGATTTTTGGCTTAACAATTATTGGGGGCTTGATTGGATTCTTAATCTTTAATCATAAGCCAGCTCAAATTTTCATGGGTGACGTTGGTTCATTAGCCCTTGGTGGGGCGTTGGCAGCCATGTCAATTCTCTTACACCGTGAATTCTCACTATTATTAATTGGCCTTGTTTATGTCATTGAAACGGCCAGTGTGATGCTCCAAGTTGCTTCATTCAAACTATTCCATAAACGTATCTTTAAAATGAGTCCCATCCACCATCACTTTGAAATGTCTGGTTGGAGCGAATGGCGTATTGATATTAGTTTCTGGGTATTCAGCATTATCTGTTCAACAATTTATCTGTTAATTTTTTAG
- the ftsA gene encoding cell division protein FtsA: protein MENSKIYVGLDVGTTSIKVIVAESMNKQLNVIGVGSARSNGLSRGTIVDIDQAVSAIQQAVQQAEQKANIEITQVVAGIPANLLQIEECQGMIAVSDQSKEITSQDVQDVASAALVRNLPPEREILTVLPMQFTVDGFDGIKDPRGMMGVRLEMSGILFTAPKTMIHNLKKCIEKAGLELSQLVVNPLALGKLALSDGEQDFGAIIVDLGGGQSTAAVIHDHQLKFTAIDQEGGDHITKDISVVLNTSIENAEKAKRDYGNADSLVASEEEQIPIEVVGQTAPIQITEKKLAEIIEARMMQIFDRLKTALDKVNAFDMPGGIVMTGGVTALPGIVDLAQEVFNCPVKLYIPDQMGLRHPSFAQGLSLINYIANLTEVDWLVQSALGNVEQFEARQTATKSTAKTQATPKEAPQKKHKTESKHTFEGLKSFFSNFFE, encoded by the coding sequence ATGGAGAATTCAAAAATATATGTTGGGCTTGATGTTGGAACTACTTCAATTAAAGTTATTGTTGCAGAATCAATGAATAAACAATTAAACGTGATCGGTGTTGGGTCGGCAAGATCTAATGGGTTGAGTCGCGGCACAATTGTTGATATTGATCAAGCAGTTTCCGCTATTCAACAAGCCGTTCAACAAGCAGAGCAAAAAGCAAATATTGAAATTACACAAGTTGTCGCAGGTATTCCAGCTAATCTATTACAGATTGAAGAATGCCAAGGCATGATCGCCGTTTCTGATCAATCAAAAGAAATAACAAGTCAAGATGTACAAGATGTTGCAAGCGCCGCTTTAGTGCGGAACTTACCACCAGAACGTGAGATTTTAACGGTCTTACCAATGCAGTTTACTGTAGATGGTTTTGACGGAATTAAAGATCCTCGCGGGATGATGGGTGTGCGTCTTGAAATGTCAGGAATTTTATTCACGGCACCTAAAACAATGATTCACAACTTAAAGAAATGTATTGAAAAAGCAGGTCTTGAACTCTCACAACTGGTCGTTAATCCATTAGCATTAGGTAAATTAGCGTTATCAGATGGGGAACAAGACTTTGGCGCAATTATTGTTGATCTTGGTGGTGGTCAAAGTACCGCTGCAGTTATTCATGATCATCAATTAAAATTTACTGCAATTGACCAAGAAGGTGGCGACCACATCACCAAAGATATTTCAGTGGTCTTAAATACATCAATTGAGAATGCAGAAAAAGCTAAACGTGATTATGGGAATGCGGATTCACTAGTTGCTTCAGAGGAAGAACAAATTCCAATCGAAGTCGTGGGTCAAACAGCGCCGATTCAAATCACTGAGAAGAAACTAGCTGAAATTATCGAAGCACGTATGATGCAAATCTTTGATCGTCTCAAGACGGCCTTGGATAAAGTCAATGCGTTCGATATGCCGGGCGGAATTGTCATGACCGGCGGTGTGACAGCTTTACCTGGAATTGTTGATTTAGCACAGGAAGTTTTTAATTGCCCTGTTAAACTCTACATTCCAGATCAAATGGGATTACGTCATCCTTCGTTTGCGCAAGGGTTAAGTTTAATTAACTACATAGCTAACTTGACGGAAGTGGATTGGCTGGTTCAAAGTGCGCTTGGCAATGTCGAGCAATTTGAAGCACGTCAAACAGCGACGAAGTCAACTGCTAAGACTCAAGCGACACCTAAAGAAGCACCACAAAAGAAACATAAAACTGAATCAAAGCATACATTCGAAGGCCTAAAAAGTTTCTTTAGTAACTTTTTTGAATAG